A region from the Flavobacteriales bacterium genome encodes:
- a CDS encoding TonB-dependent receptor: MTHRTVKSVLIALLVLLNSHIIAQTNTQTVRGTIVDTDTRIPLFGATVDVKAGVVVLTAVTDQDGHFSIANVPTGRIDVVVTMFGYEPMTFANLLVISSKETVIDAPMTTSVKQLDEAKVKAARRKGSARNDMSTVSSRRISVEETSRIAGGINDPARMVGTFAGVASTPDGNNTIVVRGNSPKGVQWRLEGMEIPNPNHFSDDGSTGGPINVLNSDMIDDSDFHTGAFSAEFGNVYSAVFDMRLRDGNNKKREYTLKAGVLGTDLTAEGPIPGLEGGSYLANYRYSTLALLDGAGIVDYQGVPKYTDAAFKVKAPSGRAGTFTVFGIGGRSSIAQEDMGTTGDTLFARNSYGSRMGVVGLTNTRTYGENSFLYSTVSMSGNGSGNEYFEAPAPGEPGTELRSHGDLAKWTLRTTSTLNTRINASHKLRAGVIFSNDHYRMLLNDWNDDNDRMEALLDRSGSANTTQAFVSHKWRWNERWSMTSGIHALHYDANNAFSIEPRLALRYQMRPDQAFTLGTGLHSRTQSLLTLQAQDFDAQGNVLRPNEDLGLTRALHAVVGYERMLAEDVQVKVEGFYQYLYDLPVENDVTSAYSESNTIEWFSNRALVNEGTGYNTGIEISVEKFFTRGWHFMATGSFSETKYKALDGEWHNSRFNLGTVANALAGKEWKIGASKGKDRVIMTGFRYSLQGGQYDTPIDLQASRAAEEVKYTNDEWSRKLPAVHKVDLVASYRVGRPKVNHEFKVDVQNVLNARTVVGYFYDERTENIKSYSQLSILPVVQYTLRF, from the coding sequence ATGACCCACCGAACCGTCAAGTCCGTCCTCATCGCCCTGCTCGTCCTGCTCAATTCGCACATCATTGCCCAGACCAATACACAGACCGTGCGGGGCACGATCGTCGACACCGACACGCGCATCCCTTTGTTCGGCGCCACGGTGGACGTGAAAGCCGGGGTCGTTGTTCTTACGGCTGTCACCGATCAGGACGGCCACTTCAGCATAGCGAACGTGCCCACGGGCCGCATCGATGTGGTGGTGACGATGTTCGGGTACGAGCCCATGACATTCGCCAACCTGCTCGTCATCTCCAGCAAAGAGACCGTCATCGATGCGCCGATGACCACGAGCGTGAAACAGCTCGATGAGGCCAAGGTGAAGGCGGCTAGGCGCAAGGGCTCGGCCCGGAACGACATGAGCACGGTGAGCTCGCGCCGCATCAGCGTGGAGGAAACCTCGCGCATCGCTGGTGGCATCAATGACCCGGCACGCATGGTTGGCACCTTCGCCGGTGTGGCCAGCACCCCCGACGGGAACAATACCATCGTGGTGCGCGGCAACAGCCCCAAGGGCGTTCAATGGCGGTTGGAGGGCATGGAGATCCCCAATCCGAACCACTTCAGCGATGATGGTTCAACCGGCGGCCCTATCAATGTGCTGAACAGCGATATGATCGATGATTCCGACTTCCACACGGGGGCCTTCAGTGCGGAGTTCGGCAACGTGTACAGCGCCGTGTTCGACATGCGCCTTCGTGACGGCAACAACAAGAAGCGCGAATACACCTTGAAAGCCGGTGTGCTTGGTACCGACCTCACCGCTGAGGGTCCGATCCCCGGTCTCGAGGGCGGCTCCTACCTGGCCAACTACCGCTACAGCACGCTCGCCCTGCTCGATGGTGCTGGCATCGTGGACTACCAGGGCGTGCCGAAATACACGGACGCCGCGTTCAAGGTGAAAGCACCATCTGGCCGCGCCGGCACGTTCACCGTGTTCGGCATCGGGGGCCGCAGCAGCATCGCACAGGAAGACATGGGCACCACGGGCGATACCCTTTTCGCCCGCAACAGCTATGGCTCGCGCATGGGTGTGGTGGGCCTCACCAACACCCGCACCTATGGGGAGAACAGCTTCCTGTACAGCACCGTGTCCATGAGCGGCAACGGCAGTGGCAACGAGTACTTCGAAGCCCCGGCCCCCGGAGAACCGGGCACGGAACTGCGCAGCCATGGCGACCTCGCCAAGTGGACGTTACGGACCACGAGCACGCTCAACACACGCATCAACGCCAGCCACAAACTGCGCGCGGGCGTCATCTTCTCCAACGACCACTACCGCATGCTGCTCAATGACTGGAACGACGACAACGACCGCATGGAGGCGTTGCTCGATCGCAGCGGATCGGCCAACACCACACAGGCCTTCGTGAGCCACAAATGGCGTTGGAACGAGCGCTGGAGCATGACCAGTGGTATCCATGCCTTGCACTACGATGCGAACAACGCCTTCAGCATCGAGCCGCGTCTGGCCCTTCGATACCAGATGCGCCCCGATCAGGCCTTCACGCTGGGCACGGGCCTGCATTCCAGAACACAATCGCTCCTCACGCTGCAAGCCCAGGACTTTGACGCACAGGGCAACGTCCTGCGCCCCAACGAGGACCTGGGCCTTACGCGGGCTTTGCATGCGGTGGTCGGCTACGAGCGGATGCTGGCCGAGGATGTGCAGGTGAAGGTGGAAGGCTTCTACCAGTACCTCTACGACCTGCCCGTGGAGAACGACGTTACCAGTGCGTACAGCGAGAGCAACACCATCGAATGGTTCAGCAACCGGGCGCTCGTGAACGAAGGCACCGGTTACAACACCGGCATCGAGATCAGCGTGGAGAAGTTCTTCACCCGCGGCTGGCACTTCATGGCCACTGGTTCCTTCAGCGAAACCAAGTACAAGGCCCTCGATGGCGAGTGGCACAACTCCCGCTTCAACCTGGGCACCGTGGCGAACGCGCTTGCGGGCAAGGAGTGGAAGATCGGTGCGAGCAAAGGCAAGGACCGCGTGATCATGACGGGCTTCCGGTACAGCTTGCAAGGCGGTCAGTACGACACGCCCATCGATCTGCAAGCCAGCCGCGCGGCGGAAGAGGTGAAATACACGAATGATGAATGGAGCCGCAAACTGCCCGCTGTGCACAAGGTGGATCTGGTGGCGAGCTACCGCGTAGGCCGCCCGAAGGTGAACCACGAGTTCAAGGTGGATGTGCAGAACGTACTGAACGCCCGGACCGTGGTCGGCTACTTCTACGACGAGCGCACGGAGAACATCAAGAGCTATTCACAGCTGAGCATCCTGCCCGTGGTACAGTACACACTGCGATTCTGA
- a CDS encoding FecR domain-containing protein, with protein MELYSNIDSDLLALFVAGEADAAQRAAVEQWVAAAPANALELQRLRAAWSMAEGAGDGPDVDVDAAWQRVAARMDAAKVIPLRPSRSSAWKWMAAAAAVVGTFFLVRVLMGGPESQQLASGNDFMKAALADSSTVTLSPGSRLVADMGDERHVELTGQAYFEVKRDEARPFVVDAGGMSVTVLGTAFEVTHRDGNDTVTVRVHHGKVGVAHYGVEAVVLAAGEKAQWVKGELLVRSAIGPVERWADRIIQFNNAPLQQVVEELNAAYGVRIELGNEAILGCPLTATFGNEPVDQVVHVIANTFGFEVVSNGPEGWTINGEGC; from the coding sequence GTGGAACTCTACTCCAACATTGATAGTGATCTGCTGGCCCTCTTTGTGGCCGGTGAAGCCGACGCAGCGCAACGCGCAGCCGTGGAGCAATGGGTTGCTGCCGCACCGGCCAACGCTCTCGAACTCCAGCGCCTGCGTGCGGCATGGTCAATGGCCGAAGGCGCTGGCGATGGCCCCGACGTGGACGTGGATGCCGCCTGGCAACGGGTGGCCGCACGCATGGACGCAGCGAAAGTGATCCCGTTGCGGCCGTCACGCAGCAGCGCATGGAAGTGGATGGCGGCGGCGGCAGCGGTTGTCGGTACGTTCTTCCTGGTTCGTGTGTTGATGGGCGGACCCGAGAGCCAGCAACTGGCCTCGGGCAACGATTTCATGAAGGCGGCACTTGCTGACAGCTCAACCGTGACACTGTCTCCCGGTAGCCGGTTGGTCGCTGACATGGGAGACGAACGCCATGTGGAACTCACCGGCCAAGCCTACTTCGAGGTGAAGCGGGATGAAGCGCGTCCCTTCGTTGTGGATGCCGGCGGTATGAGCGTAACGGTTTTGGGCACCGCCTTCGAAGTGACGCACCGGGATGGAAACGACACGGTGACCGTGCGTGTGCACCATGGCAAAGTGGGTGTTGCCCATTATGGAGTTGAGGCGGTGGTGCTTGCTGCGGGCGAAAAGGCACAATGGGTGAAGGGTGAATTGCTGGTCCGCAGCGCTATCGGTCCGGTGGAGCGCTGGGCCGATCGCATCATCCAGTTCAACAACGCTCCGCTCCAGCAAGTGGTCGAGGAGCTGAATGCCGCGTACGGCGTTCGCATTGAATTGGGGAACGAGGCCATCCTCGGATGCCCGCTCACGGCCACCTTCGGCAATGAACCAGTGGACCAAGTGGTGCACGTCATTGCCAACACCTTCGGTTTTGAAGTCGTGAGCAACGGCCCGGAGGGCTGGACGATCAATGGGGAAGGCTGCTGA
- a CDS encoding RNA polymerase sigma-70 factor codes for MAATTAVEFSRIASGDRAAFEEAFRAHYRPLCAFAGTYLKDRDRSEDLVQELFVKLWNERERLNVTSSLKAYLFSAVRNRSLNELEKVVRMKPLNESHHDGPVETELTEDDHTWRSARVLAAIEALPEVRRKVFKLSRNEGLKYHEIAERLGISIKTVENQMGKALKTLREDLADLVPIWVALLALTQELDRGVGVLIT; via the coding sequence TTGGCCGCCACAACGGCCGTGGAATTCTCCCGCATCGCATCCGGTGACAGGGCCGCCTTCGAGGAGGCGTTCCGTGCGCATTACAGGCCGTTGTGCGCGTTCGCTGGGACTTATCTGAAGGACCGCGACAGGTCGGAGGATCTCGTTCAGGAACTCTTCGTGAAGCTCTGGAACGAGCGCGAACGCCTCAACGTGACCAGCTCGCTGAAAGCCTACTTGTTCTCGGCCGTGCGCAACCGCAGCCTGAACGAACTCGAAAAAGTGGTGCGCATGAAACCGCTGAACGAATCGCATCACGACGGGCCTGTGGAAACGGAGCTTACTGAGGATGATCACACATGGCGTTCCGCCAGGGTCTTGGCCGCCATCGAGGCCCTGCCGGAAGTGCGCAGGAAGGTCTTCAAGCTGAGCCGCAACGAGGGCCTCAAGTACCACGAGATCGCCGAGCGCTTGGGCATCTCGATCAAAACCGTTGAGAACCAGATGGGCAAGGCCCTGAAGACACTGCGCGAAGACCTGGCCGATCTAGTGCCTATTTGGGTGGCGCTGCTGGCCTTGACCCAGGAGTTGGACCGGGGAGTAGGGGTATTGATCACCTGA
- a CDS encoding gliding motility-associated C-terminal domain-containing protein has translation MRLFGATVLLVGLCAPLSLHAQYWAKDLGGTGGDRITDVKVGPDGFIYAVGEFSAAMVVDGTTYTSSGGTDVFVVKMDDAGSVVWLVQAGGSAIDRSGKVAIDGAGHLVVTGQFLGAADLFGSAFTSVANSTDFFLAQLSMADGSSQWVRTGGGAAFGDLASGVAIAPNGTVVAVGEFQGTSDFDGTSLTSMLDPNTLLPSVDVFVAAYTTTGTPLWLKHGQAEFTDRALDVVADANNNFYVGGQFSDTIQFDQVHNNAMSSAIFLLKLDAAGNEQWFRRCGGGTLNQLRDMQVTSGSQLLVAGDLQGDMLYMDPVPQTVAAADDYNYFLLRVDAGGTLLSDTAVGSQNPVALRAVDQRADTVAVFGEFECQFTGLSQFYNGTGLFMATGPQDLFVAKHRFSNWQVLQAQQFGGKEDKSAAGIASLPNGDVVFGGGYEDRLHIPSDASAWGDRPYQFWCDHAFTTGLDFSGYCQDGDYTKYSTLIASGLSEGFIGRALVTSRQPYDFWIRYDSIQCQRPSLDLCVRPFNGWLSPDCVDSVSVCGTLSLAVLSQCADANDPISFQECQSCMGIGGGDDIGPELSFLWSDGTTALMTSAPVTGWYWCTVSTANGCWSWTDSIHVTVDPPPPVPLVSDELGQYVDQGNWLTLSICDTVDVWFSNLPPGATALWTTPDTVLTDTAAIAGTSILTFTSQEGCTSFTILVVDLLPTPPVPAFDSASFEWYVTDGADMLLTDTVYVCEGQCAQGVIVPTWYQGGGPVQLDSAAVADWYSICAEGHDPPWLSAIGWSLAPPVSGWYTFGTYGSFNNAPCGFDVAPFYFSDSVYAVVVANPVQGIVGPTLLCPGDSIELTSGCISCDSLVWTYWFTDTIGVNVNSVFLDQVGPVDLDSWNTVGTATCYYNSSHWVDIVPGPSLDILPGAICSGDSALLWTTAQGTSYQWLGPNGPIPFNNDSLWVSDFGDYFITVIDTGGCEITNGPIELAEFASPFLDVQPDYVLCPGDSITITVITNDTASISWSAPFSGSDSIQTVTQPGLYSVTVGACAVLTLTANIVGGSANATILPNDTMVLCAGDSVQLTGANGAAVYIWDSILLQQSIWVSNPGSYQLMVIDDVGCTDTAVAVVGIATVSDPLLVQGDTVCQGSDAVLTATGSGQISWFSDPGLTNVIGMGTSITIPAVQQSTTVYVLQEDSACTASPVEVQVLVIAAPTGAGIVGPGQVCVGDSLVLDMTGGPYTSVVWQTPNGTVTGDPLVVYPVQADVAGTYVATPSAAPCTWGSYSWDVSVVNAQPLDIGADTSLCEGLAYTVALPNGFSNGQWSNGASGNSSVFLVPALCWVLASDVNGCTVSDTLFIEGLTCGLEVPNVFSPNGDGSNDGWLVTADGFVAAQAVIHNRWGQELYSGDPRVRPWNGRHQTTNEPVPDGVYYFVLKLDRGDGSELVRTGYLHLTR, from the coding sequence ATGCGGCTGTTCGGTGCAACGGTGCTTCTGGTCGGGCTCTGCGCTCCATTGTCGCTGCACGCGCAATACTGGGCCAAGGATCTCGGCGGCACAGGTGGTGACCGCATCACGGATGTGAAGGTTGGGCCGGACGGTTTCATCTATGCGGTCGGTGAGTTCAGCGCGGCCATGGTGGTGGACGGTACCACCTATACATCGAGCGGCGGCACTGATGTGTTCGTGGTGAAGATGGACGATGCCGGAAGCGTCGTTTGGCTTGTACAAGCAGGAGGCAGCGCCATTGATCGAAGTGGTAAGGTTGCTATTGACGGTGCTGGCCATTTGGTTGTCACCGGCCAATTCCTGGGCGCGGCCGATCTCTTCGGAAGTGCGTTCACCTCGGTTGCCAATTCGACCGACTTTTTCCTGGCACAATTGAGCATGGCCGATGGGAGCAGCCAATGGGTGCGCACGGGGGGTGGGGCTGCTTTTGGTGATCTGGCCAGCGGAGTGGCCATCGCTCCGAACGGCACAGTGGTGGCAGTGGGCGAATTCCAGGGCACGTCCGACTTCGATGGCACCTCGCTCACCAGCATGCTTGACCCGAATACGTTGCTGCCAAGCGTGGATGTCTTCGTCGCGGCCTATACCACCACCGGGACGCCTCTTTGGCTCAAGCATGGCCAAGCCGAGTTCACCGACCGAGCCCTCGATGTGGTGGCTGATGCGAACAACAACTTCTATGTCGGGGGCCAGTTCAGCGACACCATCCAGTTCGATCAGGTCCACAACAATGCGATGTCCAGCGCCATCTTCTTGCTGAAGCTGGATGCGGCAGGCAATGAGCAGTGGTTCCGCAGGTGCGGAGGGGGTACCCTGAACCAGTTGCGGGATATGCAGGTCACTTCAGGTTCACAGCTGCTGGTGGCAGGTGACCTGCAGGGCGACATGTTGTACATGGACCCGGTTCCGCAGACAGTGGCCGCAGCTGACGACTACAACTACTTCCTTTTACGTGTAGACGCGGGCGGAACCCTGTTGTCCGACACCGCCGTGGGTTCGCAGAACCCGGTTGCTCTGCGCGCGGTGGACCAGCGCGCCGACACCGTGGCCGTTTTCGGAGAGTTCGAGTGCCAGTTCACAGGGTTAAGTCAGTTCTACAACGGTACGGGCCTCTTCATGGCCACCGGGCCGCAAGATCTCTTTGTGGCCAAGCATCGTTTCAGCAATTGGCAAGTGTTGCAGGCCCAGCAATTCGGCGGTAAGGAAGACAAGAGCGCTGCTGGAATTGCCTCGTTGCCCAATGGCGATGTGGTTTTTGGAGGAGGGTACGAAGACAGGCTGCACATTCCGAGCGATGCATCGGCTTGGGGCGACCGTCCTTACCAGTTCTGGTGCGATCACGCGTTCACCACAGGTCTGGATTTTTCGGGCTACTGCCAGGACGGTGACTATACCAAGTATTCCACACTTATTGCAAGCGGACTGAGCGAGGGATTCATCGGTCGCGCGCTGGTGACGTCGAGACAACCCTACGACTTCTGGATCAGGTACGATTCCATCCAATGCCAGCGCCCATCATTGGACTTGTGCGTGCGGCCTTTCAATGGGTGGCTTTCGCCTGATTGTGTCGATTCGGTTTCGGTATGTGGTACGTTGTCGCTGGCGGTGCTGTCGCAGTGCGCCGATGCCAACGACCCCATCTCCTTCCAGGAATGTCAATCGTGTATGGGCATAGGCGGCGGTGACGATATCGGACCTGAACTCAGTTTCCTATGGTCGGATGGTACTACGGCACTCATGACATCCGCACCGGTTACCGGCTGGTACTGGTGTACGGTCTCCACGGCCAATGGCTGTTGGTCATGGACGGACTCCATTCACGTGACGGTCGATCCTCCACCACCCGTTCCCTTGGTCTCGGACGAGTTGGGCCAATATGTTGATCAGGGCAACTGGCTTACGCTGTCGATCTGTGACACCGTGGATGTCTGGTTCTCGAATTTACCGCCCGGTGCAACCGCCCTTTGGACGACCCCTGACACAGTGTTGACCGACACAGCTGCTATCGCAGGTACGTCTATCCTGACCTTTACTTCCCAAGAAGGCTGCACATCGTTCACCATTTTGGTGGTTGACCTGCTACCAACCCCACCAGTGCCCGCTTTTGATTCTGCATCCTTTGAGTGGTACGTTACGGACGGAGCGGATATGCTATTGACAGACACCGTTTATGTGTGCGAAGGCCAATGCGCACAAGGGGTGATCGTCCCTACGTGGTACCAAGGAGGTGGGCCCGTGCAACTGGATTCTGCGGCAGTGGCGGATTGGTACAGCATCTGCGCCGAAGGTCATGACCCACCATGGCTCTCCGCCATCGGGTGGTCTCTTGCTCCACCAGTGTCGGGTTGGTACACGTTCGGGACGTACGGTAGCTTTAACAATGCCCCTTGTGGGTTCGATGTGGCGCCGTTCTATTTTTCCGACAGCGTGTATGCAGTGGTCGTGGCGAACCCGGTCCAGGGGATCGTCGGTCCAACACTGCTTTGCCCAGGGGATAGTATCGAACTGACCTCGGGGTGCATCTCTTGCGATTCGCTTGTATGGACCTATTGGTTCACGGATACCATAGGTGTCAACGTGAACTCCGTATTCCTCGACCAGGTCGGACCGGTGGACCTGGACTCATGGAACACGGTCGGTACGGCCACCTGTTACTATAATAGCTCTCATTGGGTGGACATTGTTCCGGGCCCATCCCTGGACATTCTCCCCGGCGCCATCTGTTCCGGTGATTCCGCATTGCTCTGGACCACGGCACAAGGCACCAGTTACCAATGGCTTGGTCCGAACGGTCCCATCCCTTTCAACAACGACAGCCTGTGGGTGTCGGACTTCGGTGATTACTTCATCACGGTCATCGATACGGGCGGGTGCGAGATCACCAACGGTCCCATTGAACTTGCCGAGTTCGCATCGCCGTTTTTGGACGTGCAACCTGATTACGTCTTATGCCCCGGCGATTCCATTACCATCACAGTGATCACCAATGACACAGCTAGCATATCCTGGTCTGCCCCGTTCAGTGGAAGCGACTCCATCCAGACCGTCACTCAGCCGGGGCTATATTCGGTAACGGTGGGCGCGTGTGCCGTATTGACGCTCACAGCGAATATCGTCGGTGGTTCAGCGAACGCGACCATTCTTCCCAACGATACCATGGTCCTATGTGCCGGAGACTCGGTGCAGTTGACTGGAGCGAACGGCGCGGCAGTATACATCTGGGATTCGATCCTGTTGCAGCAGTCCATCTGGGTCAGTAATCCAGGCAGCTACCAACTGATGGTGATCGATGATGTTGGCTGCACGGACACTGCGGTAGCCGTTGTGGGCATTGCCACCGTATCCGATCCGTTGCTGGTTCAAGGCGACACCGTCTGCCAAGGCTCCGATGCTGTTCTTACCGCTACCGGTTCCGGCCAGATCTCCTGGTTCTCCGATCCCGGGCTTACCAATGTGATCGGGATGGGCACCAGCATCACTATCCCAGCGGTGCAACAAAGCACCACCGTCTATGTGCTCCAGGAGGATAGTGCATGCACCGCCTCACCTGTGGAAGTCCAGGTGCTTGTGATTGCCGCGCCAACGGGTGCAGGCATTGTCGGACCCGGACAAGTTTGCGTTGGTGATAGCCTGGTGCTGGACATGACCGGTGGGCCCTACACGAGTGTGGTGTGGCAAACACCCAACGGAACGGTGACAGGTGATCCGCTGGTGGTGTATCCCGTTCAAGCTGATGTCGCGGGCACCTATGTCGCAACGCCGTCCGCCGCCCCGTGCACTTGGGGCAGCTACTCGTGGGATGTTTCCGTCGTTAATGCTCAACCGCTGGACATTGGTGCAGATACTTCGCTGTGTGAAGGACTCGCCTACACCGTTGCATTGCCCAATGGCTTCAGCAATGGGCAATGGAGCAATGGTGCGTCGGGGAATTCGTCGGTTTTCCTGGTGCCAGCACTCTGTTGGGTGTTGGCATCGGACGTCAATGGTTGCACGGTCAGCGATACCCTTTTCATCGAAGGACTGACCTGCGGGTTGGAGGTGCCGAACGTGTTCTCGCCCAATGGCGATGGAAGCAACGATGGCTGGCTTGTTACCGCTGATGGCTTCGTTGCGGCCCAAGCTGTGATCCACAACCGATGGGGCCAGGAACTATACTCAGGCGACCCGCGTGTGCGCCCATGGAACGGTCGGCACCAGACCACCAACGAACCGGTGCCGGATGGTGTGTACTACTTCGTTCTGAAGCTCGACCGTGGCGACGGCAGCGAATTGGTCCGGACGGGCTACTTGCATCTTACGCGCTGA